Genomic DNA from Caloenas nicobarica isolate bCalNic1 chromosome 3, bCalNic1.hap1, whole genome shotgun sequence:
GGCTGGCCGGGTCGGGGAAACGTCTGTCAGCTGTGCAAGAGCTGAAAAAGCGATAAAGTGAGGGTTGTAGAAGAGAGGTCAGATGATGGAAGGTGTCGTAAAGCTCTCACATCCTTTCTTTCTGGACGGTGAGTCCCTGCCTCTCCTAGGAACCTCGGTATGTGATTCCAAGCAGAATGAAACTTTGCTGATGTGCGGCAAATTGTTTATTTGCAGGGCTATAGTGTGAGGTAATAGAAGAGGTTTAATAGTCCtcagtcaggaaaaaaatcttagtgCATCTTCAAACACTAGAATTAGAATGCTGCTGCCAGTTTTATGCTGCTGTGACAAGTCAGTACACTGAGTTACTGCTGATTTAGTCTGCTGCATGTAAGAGGATGCTGATCAAAAACAATGTGTGTGGaaataagaatttaaaatgttaacacAAAAACACCATAAGCTGAATTTTCAtcactttggatttttttttttgtgggcaAATGTTTCTAATAATTCAGACTATTactttaaactgtatttttttgccCCGCCTGTCTTTTTACAGATCAGGTCCCACTCCCAGTTCGGTGATCTCTGCCAGAGAGCCACTGCTGCTTCGTGCTGTCCCAGCTGGACGCTGGGCAACTATGTGGCTATTCTAAACAACAGGTCATCATGTCAAAAAATTGTCGAACGGGATGTCTCTCACACCCTAAAGCTGCTTCGCACATGTGCCAAATACTACTACAATGGGACCTTGGGGCCGGACTGCTGGGACATGAACGCCAAAAGGAAGGACCAGCTCAAGTGTACAAACGTGCCTCGCAAATGTACCAAGTACAACGCTGTTTACCAGATCCTTCACTATCTAGTGGACAAGGATTTTCTAAGCCCAAAGACAGCTGACTATGTCTTACcagctttaaaatacagcatgCTCTTCTCTCCGACCGAGAAAGGGGAAAGCATGATGAGTATTTACCTGGATAACTTTGAGAACTGGAATGCTTCTGATGGTGTAACCACCGTCACAGGGATTGAGTTTGGAATAAAACATAGATTGTTTCAGGATTACCTGTTGATGGATACTGTGTATCCTGCCATAGCCATCGTGATTGTTTTATTAGTTATGTGTGTGTACACGAAGTCCATGTTTATCACGCTGATGACTATGTTTGCAATAATTAGTTCCTtgattatttcttattttctgtatcGGGTAGTATTTAATTTCGAGTTCTTCCCATTCATGAATCTCACTGCGTTGATTATTCTTGTTGGGATTGGAGCAGATGATGCTTTTGTCTTATGTGACGTTTGGAACTACACAAAATTTGATAAACCTCACGCAGGAACCTCTGAGACAGTGAGCATCACGTTGCAACACGCTGCTCTTTCCATGTTTGTCACAAGTTTTACTACCGCTGCTGCCTTCTATGCTAATTATGTCAGCAATATCACAGCAATCAGGTGTTTCGGTGTTTATGCCGGTACTGCCATTTTGGTGAATTATGTTTTAATGGTTACATGGCTACCTGCTGTAGTTGTATTACATGAACGATATCTTCTCaatattttcagttgctttAAGAAACCTCAGCAGAGGGtatacaacaacaaaaactgctGGACAGTGTTGTGCCAAATGTTCCACAAGATTATTTTTGCAGTCTCTGAAGCATCCaggatattttttgaaaaagttttgCCATGCATTGTTATCAAATTTCGATATATTTGGCTTTTCTGGTTCCTTGCCTTAACAATTGGTGGAGCATATATCGTATGTGTAAATCCAAAGATGAAATTGCCATCACTGGAGCTCTCTGAGTTTCAGGTATTTAGGTCTTCTCACCCATTTGAACGATATGATGCAGAatacaaaaagctttttatgtTTGAACGTGTCCACCATGGAGAGGAGCTCCACATGCCAATTACAGTAATCTGGGGTGTCACACCTGAGGATAATGGTAACCCTTTAAACCCTAAAAGTAAAGGAAAGCTGCAACTAGATAGCAGTTTTAATATCGCTAGCCCAGCTTCACAGGTTTGGATTTTACGTTTCTGTCAGAAGTTAAGAAATCAAACGTTTTACTATCAGACCGAAGAACAAGACTTCACAAGCTGCTTTATTGAAACATTTAAGCAGTGGATGGAAAATCAAGACTGTGATGAGCCATCTCTTTACCCCTGCTGCAGCCACTGGAGCTTTCCCTACAAACAAGAAGTTTTTGAATTATGTATCAAGAGGGCTATAATGGAGCTAGAAAGAAGCACAGGGTACCATTTAGATAGTAAAACCCCAGGGCCTCGCTTTGACCTGAATGACACCATCAGGGCAGTGGTGTTGGAGTTCCAAAGCACCTACCTCTTCACGCTGGCTTATGAGAAAATGCATCAGTTCTACAAAGAGGTTGACTCATGGATTTCAAGTGAGCTTAGTTCTGCTCCTGAAGGTCTTAGCAATGGTTGGTTTGTGAGTAACCTTGAATTTTATGATCTTCAGGATAGTCTTTCTGACGGTACTCTGATTGCCATGGGCCTTTCAGTTGCTGTTGCATTTAGCGTAATGCTTCTTACAACTTGGAATATAATTATAAGCCTTTATGCAATAGTTTCAATAGCTGGAACTATTTTCGTCACTGTAGGTTCTCTGGTTCTCCTTGGATGGGAGCTAAATGTGTTAGAATCTGTCACTATTTCAGTGGCTGTTGGCTTATCTGTAGACTTTGCTGTTCATTATGGAGTGGCCTATCGCTTAGCCCCTGACCCTGACCGAGAGGGAAAggtcattttttctttaagccgTATGGGTTCTGCTATTGCAATGGCTGCATTGACTACATTTGTAGCTGGAGCAATGATGATGCCCTCTACAGTGCTGGCCTACACGCAGCTTGGCACTTTTATGATGCTTATCATGTGCATTAGTTGGGCTTTCGCAACGTTCTTCTTCCAGTGCATGTGCCGATGCCTTGGACCCCAAGGCACTTGTGGCCAGATCCCACTACCAAAAAAATTGCGGTGTAATGCCTTCTCTCAGACCTTTTCAGAAGCCCAAGGAGGCAGAGCTCAAAATAAATCCCATCCTGTTGGCAAATATCAGCTGGACTCCAGAAGTCAAAAAACAGAAGTGGAGCATGAGCACTATGAGCTCGAGCCTCTGGCGTGCCAGACTGGTGTCTGTAACCCTGCTGAGAAGGTGACGTACGAAGAAACTCATCTCTGCTCAGAGCTCTTCAGTAGCAGGCCCCAAAACATGTGTATGCCTGTGCACTCAACCTATAATAGCGAAGTGagtaaaagcattaaaaatgttgCTAGTTCAGCTATGCTACAGCCAGCTCTTGACCAGCACACCATATGCCCGATTTTCTCCCAGAACAGGCAGTGTAGCTGTCCCGATGCCTATAAGCAAGTGGCAGTGCAGTGGAGTCCGCACTCCTGTCAGCAGTTAAGCGATACCTTCTGTTACCAGTGTTCTCCTTCACCGGGAACTCTACAGATCCAAAGCTCTGTAGCTCCTATAAATGCTTTACAGCAAACGGCTGAAGGTTACGTGCACCCCGTCCAGCACGTCCTCCACTGCAGTTGCCTTCAAGGAAGGCTCAAAAGAACAAAGACGCAGAACTCTCTGCCGAAAAATTTTTTCCTCCAGTCAGTGCAACAGTTTCAGGCACATCAAAGAATAAATAGGACAGATCCACATGCTCATCAAAACCCAGAGGAAAACCTAAGAACTGTTCCAAAGGTGATGAGCTCCTCACAGTTTCTCTGCCGAAACGCAGGACCTCTGATAGTGCGTTGCTCTGAATGTGAGAACAGTCTATCAAATAACCCAAAGGGATTCTGTCAGCAGATGGACAAGTGTGATGACAAGGGTGGTACAGAAGCGAATGGGGTTGAAAGCAAGAAAGCCTCGCtgtcaaagcagaaaaagaaagctgagagCAAGGTAGACCGGCATTCTTTGCAGAATGAGCGGGTTTGGAAGGCTGAccaaaatgataaaaaacatCTGCTGAGCAGGTCAGTGAGAGAGGGTCGCTATGAGGGTTGCCGCGAAAATCCACACTGTTGTAGCAAGGCTATCGCTGTGAAGTGCAATTCTGTTGACTGTCAAATGCCAAACATCGAAGCCAATGTGCCTCCTATGTTAATGTGCCCAGAACTTTCCAATCAAAGTTTGTTAATAAAAACACTATAATAAATCTTTAATTTGACaatcctgtgtgtttcttttaaaagtaagtTTAAACCACTAAAAAGGAAAGTCCTGAATAAATATGAATTATGATTTGCATTTtggaatgaaaaatgtattttatagaaCAGTAACATTTATACATTTCATAAAGCCATTACATGTAGTAAAACCTGATGTTGTCCAGAATGGAGTTTTTTTGCTGAAACGCATAAGATGGATTatatttaatttagtttttgtCCCAGGGCATTAAAGTTTGAATTCTCCTTATAAGCCACCTCAAGAAATAAAGTGCTACAAAGAAACTCTCCCTTTTCTGAAGCCAGGGCTTCTGAGGTTGATAACGTTTGGGGTAGACTGAGATTGCCACGTTTTCGGGTGCATAATTTAACTTTATGCTACTGCTGCCTTGGCAGGCTTGTGCTCACCTTGAAGCAGCGGCAGGACTGTAACGGTGTTCATTCGGGATTGTCTCAAAGACCAGCTCTGCAGGGTAGCCTGTTTGGGGAGGTTTTTTGACTATTATTCCCAACAAAATCTAAAGAAAAGCTCTTGGAGGTCAGCGGCGCTTGCAGTGCTGTTGTGGCACATCTGTGTATATAGTACAGTAAAACATTTAAACCAGGggcgtcaaactcattttcaccaggggccacatcagccttgcggttgccttcaaagggccgaatgtaattttgagactgtataaatgtaggagtagttatatttatacagtcttaaaattacattcggccctttaaaggcaaccgcaaggctgatgtgaccCCCCACGTAAGGGAGTTGGACACCCCTGATTTAAACTGCCCTTTCTGGCAGTTACTGTGTAGAATTACTGTTAAATACCAAAGAATACAGGTGGAAACAATAGTAAGTGAGCATTATTTGCTTCTTAGTGTTGACAAGAAAAGTATCATTCATTTGTGTGACATATGTATGTATCTAAAATCAGGATCTATAAAATTGGGCATGAAGTGCCTCGCAATACTGAACTTTTTCCCACAAAGTATGTAAATTGGAATTAAGTCTGTGGAGAAAGGCAGAGTTAATGCACATCTTCTAGACTTACTGTCAGTACTATCAGATTAAGTCCATTCAAAAGGCTTAAacacataaattaaaatattatgctCTGAGTTTCCTTACCCAGAGGAGGTCCAAGATGCAGTTACAAATACTGAACTAAGCCATGAAAGCAAGACACTGGATTTCAGACAGAGCATTTGTGTAACCATAGGGTTTGGTCAAATGACAGCTATGTCTTGGTCGTGGGAATACTCGCTGGTCTCATCATTCAGGGAGGGTGGATTTGAGAGCTGGAACTGCATGTCGTAATTGCTATGCACCTAAATGACAAATCTCTCTTCATATAATCGTTTGGTTATGCTGATTATGTTGATTTACTATGCACAGATAACAAAAGGTAGATTTCATGGACTGATGCGATTTCATGTACGTGGTGCGTTCTGAATCACTGGAGGAAAAGCCTGGCTTTTTCTGTGCTAGTGTTCATGTCGAAGGGACATAGGAGGTCAGTATCGTGTGACAAAGCACTTTGGTTTGTCTGGGAGTAGTGATGTTAGTGCTTGTATGTCCCAGTCTCTGGAACAGAATAAGAGGTTGAACTCTACAGAAAAAGCTAAAATGGTTTTATGTTGTTTCAGAAGAGTAGCGTTCTCtcagatataaaataaaactcactttcagttcttttaaaacacttaatttagagccagatttttttctgaatgttcgTAATGGGAATAATTCAAGGATTTTCTGTGCACTGTAGAGGCCATTAATTATAAAGAGGTAAGACTTGCAGTGCTAGTGatctaaagaaatgaaaagggatAAAAAATAAACCGGGCTGTTGCTATTATCCAACGTTCTTCCTGACCACTGCACCTGCTTGAGTGCAGTTTCTGTGAGGGGTGTATGTAACACGCTAAGCAATAAATCGTGcctgaaatgaaaacactggTATGGTAGTTTAATTGACCTGCAGTCGGACCTTGCCAGAGCGGTGTGTAATGCTTACAAAGTGCCTGTCGCATCAGCCGTCATTTCATTCACAGCTGTGCCTTTGAGACAAGGGCCTCAGGGGAGGTCTCCAGCTAACGCGTCTGCAGAACGTGGGACGTTTTGAGCTGGTGAACTCAAAATTAAGGTTTTCTCTAAGCCAGCTTTCTGCAACCTCATTCTGTGTAAGGAAACCCCTTCCAAGCGCTTTTGTTAATAATTGCTTTTAGAATGGTGAGGTAAGCGGTAAAGATTAATGTTGTATTTTCGTTATTATTTATATGTTCTTAAAGGCTGATACAATTAAGAAAAAGCGAGACAGGTAAGGAGTTGAGCTGTAATGTACgcttagaaaatattaaaatgaggaaatgtATTTAGCTAGCAAAGAGTATTGCTGTTGTATTTGCCTTCTGTGACTTTGCCTTTGCCTCCCTGCTGTCTCCCTTATTCTTTCCAAATCATTTGGCCAGACAAGGAGCAATCACTGAAATAGATAAGTTTAATATTTACGTATGTAGCACCACATATGTGTATCTGTGCAGCATCTATGCCAATTCATGCATAGACTCTAAAATCCAAGCCAGTACAACACCTGGAATAGGAGCTGGTTTCAGTGACATGTGATGGTTGGTGAGGCTGTGCATTACGCTACCCCTGGAAAACTcatgagagaaaaaattaaatattaacaatTAAGTTTTTACAGGCTCCTAGGAGCAAGCGAGGAGAGGTGGGATCCTGTTCCCCTCCAGGATATTTTAACAAGGACCATTACATCCTACTGAGACATCTCTCTGAGAGTTGCCAGTGATTGCCAAGGAAGGTGATGAGCCTAGGATGCTCTAATTCCCGTTAACTGAGCTGCTGTCACTGAGGTCCTCCCCTGCACTGGGATGTCAGGGTGACTCTGGATGGGCGCTCACCACGCTGGCCGAGCATGGTGCTTCTCTCGTAGGCTGCCCGACCACGGGCTGGTGCCTCCTCCGGGAGGTGACAGGGTCCTGGCTTTGGAAGATGGAGAGCTCTGGTTCCGTGGAGAACCCATGCTGGGGTATTTACCACATTGAGCAGAGTATTCGGTAATTGTTCTGGCAGCAATGACACGTGTTGCTTGGGACGTGACAGACgagctttctgccttttccaagtcTATGAAAGACTTTACTGTAACTCGTATGTGTAATGAGTCTTTAAAGTGACGTCTTCGATTATCCAAGGGAGGAAAGAGAGTGTTTATGTGGGCAGGCAGTGACCTGCGTGTGGCTCTGAAGTTGCTAGAATGCTTTCTTCAGGAATAAAGAATCTTCTTGGGAATGGGACTTGGCGTCCGAGACCAACTCTCTCAAATTCACTTGGGGTGAAATATTATATTTAGCATATTAGATAACCTAATTGTCTGTGTTGTTCTTAGAgtgtgtgtttttctggttACAATCACATTTATCGTGTGGGTAATACGGTGATTAGT
This window encodes:
- the DISP1 gene encoding protein dispatched homolog 1 — its product is MAMSNVNDSVALSNGSILSDATGPGIVAANDGDVAVQQLPSKETLRTKASPNGCLQLNGTIKPSFLPLDNQRTQQMLSQCCHPCPYHHSLSSHNNKQECPSVVGSSAPSPMTSCCMQPHTEYSASLCQKHTPVYQPACCLQPSPSFCLHHQWPDHFQHQPVQQHVARIRPARPFKLPKSYAALIADWPVVVLGMCTVLIVVCALVGILVPDLPDFSDPLLGFEPRGTAIGQRLVTWNNMVKNTGYKATLANYPFKYADEQAKSHQDDRWSDDHYEREKRQADWNFHKDTFFCDIPSDRYSRVVFTSTEGENLWNLNAIKSMCNVDNSRIRSHSQFGDLCQRATAASCCPSWTLGNYVAILNNRSSCQKIVERDVSHTLKLLRTCAKYYYNGTLGPDCWDMNAKRKDQLKCTNVPRKCTKYNAVYQILHYLVDKDFLSPKTADYVLPALKYSMLFSPTEKGESMMSIYLDNFENWNASDGVTTVTGIEFGIKHRLFQDYLLMDTVYPAIAIVIVLLVMCVYTKSMFITLMTMFAIISSLIISYFLYRVVFNFEFFPFMNLTALIILVGIGADDAFVLCDVWNYTKFDKPHAGTSETVSITLQHAALSMFVTSFTTAAAFYANYVSNITAIRCFGVYAGTAILVNYVLMVTWLPAVVVLHERYLLNIFSCFKKPQQRVYNNKNCWTVLCQMFHKIIFAVSEASRIFFEKVLPCIVIKFRYIWLFWFLALTIGGAYIVCVNPKMKLPSLELSEFQVFRSSHPFERYDAEYKKLFMFERVHHGEELHMPITVIWGVTPEDNGNPLNPKSKGKLQLDSSFNIASPASQVWILRFCQKLRNQTFYYQTEEQDFTSCFIETFKQWMENQDCDEPSLYPCCSHWSFPYKQEVFELCIKRAIMELERSTGYHLDSKTPGPRFDLNDTIRAVVLEFQSTYLFTLAYEKMHQFYKEVDSWISSELSSAPEGLSNGWFVSNLEFYDLQDSLSDGTLIAMGLSVAVAFSVMLLTTWNIIISLYAIVSIAGTIFVTVGSLVLLGWELNVLESVTISVAVGLSVDFAVHYGVAYRLAPDPDREGKVIFSLSRMGSAIAMAALTTFVAGAMMMPSTVLAYTQLGTFMMLIMCISWAFATFFFQCMCRCLGPQGTCGQIPLPKKLRCNAFSQTFSEAQGGRAQNKSHPVGKYQLDSRSQKTEVEHEHYELEPLACQTGVCNPAEKVTYEETHLCSELFSSRPQNMCMPVHSTYNSEVSKSIKNVASSAMLQPALDQHTICPIFSQNRQCSCPDAYKQVAVQWSPHSCQQLSDTFCYQCSPSPGTLQIQSSVAPINALQQTAEGYVHPVQHVLHCSCLQGRLKRTKTQNSLPKNFFLQSVQQFQAHQRINRTDPHAHQNPEENLRTVPKVMSSSQFLCRNAGPLIVRCSECENSLSNNPKGFCQQMDKCDDKGGTEANGVESKKASLSKQKKKAESKVDRHSLQNERVWKADQNDKKHLLSRSVREGRYEGCRENPHCCSKAIAVKCNSVDCQMPNIEANVPPMLMCPELSNQSLLIKTL